Proteins from a genomic interval of Plasmodium sp. gorilla clade G2 genome assembly, chromosome: 10:
- a CDS encoding ADP/ATP carrier protein, putative, whose translation MEIYYLKKKKKIKYKELFITTFLTHGGSNIISKLIISPLERIVLIKQIQPILFKNVLIQPSYTYRNILNSIRTNQGYTSFWWGYNASICNFLSFSFLRLLFHDQIKYNLAIENRKNYFMTNFSLLYFSSCLAASIAYPFDTVHNYMSLNHEIIKDKKKYSRSVFLFIYDHIVRGKIRNLYCGYSLCLLNFIPYLLITSKLNEVFTKYFIDDNVEKNNYISNDGAKRNDIKEEYNKLFKKTTNFFSYIALGVITGYVAQVVTYPLETYRRKYQYHVMYEQKFPNTLMHKRYLMNNTTTQNQHIFKKVRNLYRGFTLHSFKLIPEYFIFSCFFYYVKNNIPI comes from the exons atggaaatttattatttaaaaaaaaaaaaaaaaatcaaatacaAAGAATTATTCATAACAACATTTTTAACACATGGAGGGTCAAATATAATTTCCAAGCTTATTATATCACCTCTTGAGAGGATAGTACTTATAAAGCAAATACAACCCATCCTctttaaaaatgtattaattCAACCATCTTATACATACAGAAATATACTTAATA GTATACGCACAAATCAAGGATACACCTCATTTTGGTGGGGTTATAATGCCAGTATCTGCAATTTCCTATCATTCAGCTTTTTAAGACTACTATTTCATGaccaaataaaatataacctAGCCATTGAAAacagaaaaaattattttatgacCAACTTTTCCTTGTTATATTTCTCAAGTTGCCTAGCTGCCTCAATTGCATACCCATTTGATACTGTGCACAATTATATGTCTTTAAAtcatgaaataataaaagataaaaaaaaatactcaAGAAGCGTTTTCCTATTCATATATGATCATATTGTGAGAGGAA AAATAAGAAACTTATACTGTGGATATAGCTTGTGTTTATTGAATTTCAttccatatttattaataacaaGCAAATTGAATGAAGTATtcacaaaatattttatcgACGATAATGTCGAAAAGAATAATTACATTTCAAATGATGGTGCGAAAAGGAATGATATAAaggaagaatataataaattatttaaaaagacAACTAACTTTTTTTCGTATATTGCTTTGGGTGTAATAACAGGTTATGTGGCCCAAGTCGTAACATATCCTCTAGAAACttatagaagaaaatatcAATATCATGTAATGTATGAACAGAAATTTCCTAATACCTTAATGCATAAAAGATATTTAATGAATAATACAACAACACAAAAtcaacatatttttaaaaaagttcGCAATTTATATAGGGGGTTTACCTTACATTCTTTTAAATTGATACCTGAGTATTTTATATTcagttgttttttttattacgtCAAAAATAACATACcaatatga
- a CDS encoding methionine--tRNA ligase, putative yields the protein MKIYFIFIIFLYLKFILIIEILSKHIYKTRHFFPSYIKDGEKRKSHKIKRKRIKDDAYINVYRQNILDSINIKGDKNKIKKRWLQNLKKKKTFDKISVCVSNYNDDRKEIYDEKFINNKEDNSDNNNNNNINNDNNNNNGGIIKTCSDEECLLISTPVYYSNDRPHIGHAYCNILCDVIYKYEKLKGVEKKKKDIIFFSGMDEHGLKIEKKCNENKIKTNEYIDDMCKYYKDMNKKLSVDINLFYRTSYSFHKSFVQNVWKYLVHNNYIYKDTYKGYYNINEERYINEQELREGKYKIDNENIIYVEEENSYFFNILKFKDYLIDFYEKNENIIYPQYLRKQIIYTLKNELRNICISRYNTKWAIKIPDEQEGTIYVWFDALLSYISSILYLNKIKKKNNNNNNMTNDKNDVNISSSCDTDSIICSYDDILNMVNSNVNSDNIQCNIFPHITSNINDEKKKKEKRDENVRNNKLIFKKIWNPFIQVIGKDILNFHAIFYICLLKSLNLEFPQKILCHGLIKNENIKMSKSLHNVVNPFDLLKKYNPDVLRLYFIGCGSIYEDKNYKEQNIESFELFLRNNVGNLLYRVVSLCIENNYNMVPHINTNDYNSNIILNEWKYNIKNKLIPYLNNMEYIQFLELIMTLIKNVNKFFVHNTPWNYKKDTQHFHTTIYITLECMKYFSILMFPFIPNISLTILRNIGFYSIDEHNISLDMLEKKTDKFILNKLIKIV from the coding sequence ttatatctaaaatttatattaattatagaaatattaagcaaacatatatataaaactagACACTTTTTTCCTTCATACATAAAGGATGgagagaaaagaaaaagccataagataaaaagaaaacgAATAAAAGATGatgcatatataaatgtttatagacaaaatatattggatagcataaatataaaaggtgataaaaataaaattaaaaaaagatggttgcagaatttaaaaaagaaaaaaacatttgACAAAATAAGTGTATGTGTAtcaaattataatgatgacaGAAAAGAgatatatgatgaaaaatttataaataataaagaagacaatagtgataataataataataataatataaataatgataataataataataatggtgGTATTATAAAAACTTGTAGTGATGAAGAATGTTTACTTATTAGTACTCCTGTTTATTATTCAAATGATAGACCACATATAGGTCATGcttattgtaatatattatgcgacgttatatataaatatgaaaaattaaaaggtgtggaaaaaaagaaaaaggatataatttttttctcagGTATGGATGAACACGGtttaaaaattgaaaaaaaatgcaatgaaaataaaataaaaacaaatgaatatattgatgatatgtgtaaatattataaagatatgaataaaaaattaagtgtggatataaatttattttatagaaCATCATATTCATTTCATAAAAGTTTTGTTCAGAATGTATGGAAATATTTAgtacataataattatatatataaagatacatataaaggttattataatatcaatgaagaaagatatataaatgaacagGAATTAAGAGAagggaaatataaaatagataatgaaaatattatatatgttgaagaagaaaatagttatttttttaatattttaaaatttaaagattatttaattgatttttatgaaaaaaatgaaaatattatatatccacaatatttaagaaaacaaataatttatacattaaaaaatgaattaagaaatatatgtataagtaGATATAATACCAAGTGGGCAATAAAAATTCCAGATGAACAAGAAGGTACTATCTATGTATGGTTTGATGCATTGTTATCATATATAAGTTCTATATTATatctaaataaaataaaaaaaaaaaataataataataataatatgacaaatgataaaaatgatgtaaATATATCCTCCTCATGTGATACTGATTCTATTATTTGTTCATATgatgatattttaaatatggtAAATTCTAATGTCAACAGTGATAATATacaatgtaatatatttccCCATATAACGAGCAAcataaatgatgaaaaaaaaaaaaaagaaaaaagagatGAAAATGTTCGAAATAACAAATtaatctttaaaaaaatatggaatcCATTTATTCAAGTCATTGGTAAAGATATTTTGAATTTCCATgctatattttatatatgtttattgaAAAGTTTAAATCTTGAATTTCCACAAAAAATTCTATGTCAtggtttaataaaaaatgaaaatataaaaatgtccAAGAGCTTACATAATGTTGTAAATCCATTTgaccttttaaaaaaatataatccaGACGTATTacgtttatattttattggaTGTGGTAGTATTTATgaagataaaaattataaagaacaaaatatagAATCATTCgaattatttttaagaaataatGTAGGGAACCTATTATATCGTGTAGTATCTTTAtgtatagaaaataattataatatggttcctcatataaatacaaatgattataattctaatattattttaaatgaatggaaatataatataaagaataaacTAATACCATATCTtaataatatggaatatATTCAATTCTTAGAACTTATTATGACATTAatcaaaaatgtaaataaattttttgtaCATAATACACCAtggaattataaaaaagatactCAACATTTTCATACaactatttatattactttaGAGtgtatgaaatatttttctatattaatgTTTCCATTTATACCTAACATTTCTTTGACtattttaagaaatattGGTTTTTACAGCATTGACGAGCACAATATATCTCTAGACATgttggaaaaaaaaacagacaAATTTATTCTTAACAAGTTGATAAAAATTGTGtga